The genomic DNA TCTGCGAGGGGCCCAGGTCGAGCGTGGTGAGGGCCTGCAGGAACGGGAGCGTCTCGGTGACCGACAGCTCCTCGCCGGCGATCTGCCGGGCGAATCGGTGGGTCTTGAGGATGCTGACCACCGACTTGTTCACCAAGGAGCGGCTGTGCAGCAGGACGGTGACGTCCCGTTCCCGATACAGCTTCCCGATCATCGGGATCATCGACTCCGCGATCTCCTCGCGGTTCTTCCAGTTAGTGAACGAGTCGTCTTTGACAGTCACAGGCTTATCTTTCGAGCTAGGCGGTGCTCATATGCTAACCACATGCCGGTTTGATCATTCAATCGGCTGGTTGGAGGAGTCCTCGGAGGAGGCGAAAAGGGCCGGAAGTCGTCCTCGGCCCCGCGCGCCCGGCCGCACGGAGCCCCCCACCCTGAATGCGTACATCACATGCGTGTTTGCTAGCGTCGCGGGACGTGAGGCTGACGAAGTTCACCGACCTGGCGCTGCGCGCCGTCATGTGGCTCGCCGTCTTCGAGGGGGACGGAGCGCCGACCACCCGCGAGGTGGCCGAAGCGGTGGGCGTGCCCGCCGCCCACATGGCGAAGGCGGTCACCCGGCTCAGGCGCCTGGGCGTGCTGGAGGGCCCGCCGGGGGCGCGGCGGCGGCCTGGCGCTGACCGCCCTCGGGCGGGGAGCGTCGATCGGCTGGCTGGTCAGGGAGTTGGAGGGGGACCGGGAAGTCGTCGCCTGTGAAGGCGGGGAGCCCTGCCCGCTCCGCGCCGCGTGTCGGCTGCGCTCCGCGCTGCGCGAGGCGCGGGAGGCCTTCTACGCCGCGCTCGGCCCGCTGACCGCGGCCGATCTGGTGTCCCCGCCCACCGGGCCGGTCCTCGTCGGCCTCGTCGGCCGCCGCCCCGCGTGACCCGCTCCGGCGCTCTTCCCGCGGAACCCGGGCAGGCCCCTCGCCCTCTCCCTGGATGCGAAGATCCTTTACCTGTTCGAGGAGTCACCCATGCTGTCCGAGCAGTCCGCCCCGGTCGTCCGCGCCACCCTGCCCGCAGTCGGTGCCGCCATCGGCGAGATCGCCGAACTGTTCTACAAGAAGCTGTTCGCCGACCGGCCCGAGCTGCTGCGGGACCTGTTCAACCGCGGCAACCAGGCCAACGGCGAGCAGCGGAAGGCACTCGCCGGTTCCATCGCCGCCTTCGCCGGCCTGCTCCTCGAACGCCCCGGTGACCGCCCCGACGCGATGCTCGCCCGCATCGCCCACAAGCACGCCTCGCTCGGCGTCACCCCCGAGCAGTACCACCTCGTCCACCGGCACCTCTTCTCCGCCATCGCCGACGTCCTCGGCGACGCCGTCACCGAGGAGGTGGCCGCCGCCTGGGACGAGGTCTACTGGCTGATGGCCAACGCGCTCATCGCCCTGGAGACCGGGCTCCACCGGGAGGCCGGCGCCCCCGACGGCCGGACCTGGCGGCCGATGGAGGTCGTCGGCCGGTCCGAGGAGACCGCCGACGCGGCGTCCTTCACCCTGCGCCCCGCCGACGGCGCCCCCGCCGGCCCCTTCCGCCCGGGCCAGTACGTCAGCGTCCGCGTCGAACTCCCCGACGGCGCCCGCCAGATACGCCAGTACAGCCTCTCCCGGGCCCCCGGCGCCGCCGACTGGCGGATCACCGTCAAGCGGGTCCGCGGCGGCGCCGGACCCGAAGGGGAGGTCTCCTCGCGGCTGCACGGGCACGTCCGCCCCGGTGACGTCCTCGACGTCTCCGCGGCGTTCGGCGACCTCGTACTGCCGGAGGGCGACGGGCCGCTGCTGCTCGTGTCCGCCGGCATCGGCTGCACGCCGATGCTGTCCCTGCTCCACCACCTCGCCGCCGAGCGGGCCGCCCGCCCGGTGATCGCGGTCCACGCCGACCGCACGCCCGCCGACCACGTCCACCGGGAGGAGCACCGCCGCCTCGTCCGGGAGTTGCCCGACGGTCGGATGCACCTGTGGTACGAGGAGCCGGGCGACGACGCGGAGGCGTCCCGCGGCCTGGTCGACGTGGACGCGCTCGACCTGCCGGAGGGCCTCACCGCCTACCTGTGCGGCTCGCTGCCGTTCATGCGCGCCGTGCGCGGCGGGCTCCTGCGCCGCGGCGTGCCCGCCCGGGCCGTCCACTACGAGGTGTTCGGCCCCGACCTGTGGCTCGGCCGGGACTGAACCGCCCCGCCCCGGGTGCCCGGCCCGGCGGTCCGCCCCGCGGCGGGCCGCCGGAGCGGACGGTTCAGGCGCGGCCCGCCGTGCCGTCCTCGACCGGGTCGAGCGTCTCCTCGCACGGCGGCACGGCCGCCGCCTCCGGCGCGGCGCGGCGCCGGCGCGCGCCCAGCCTGGCGGCGAGCGGCTCGGTGTAGCGGGCCGTCAGCGGGCCCAGGACGACCAGGATCAGCACGTACGCGGTGGCCAGCGGCCCGAGCGACGGCTCGATCCCGGCCGTGACGGCCAGTCCCGCGATGACGATGGAGAACTCCCCGCGCGCCACCAGCGTCCCGCCGGCCCGCCAGCGGCCCCTGACGGAGACGCCGGCGCGCTTCGCCGCCCAGTACCCGGTCGCGATCTTCGTGCCGGCGGTCACCACGGCCAGCGCGAGGGCCGGCAGGAGGACCGGCGGGATGCTCGCGGGGTCGGTGTGCAGGCCGAAGAAGACGAAGAACACCGCGGCGAACAGGTCCCGCAGCGGGCTCAGTAGGTGGTGCGCGCCCTCCGCGGCCTCGCCGGACAGAGCGATGCCGACCAGGAACGCGCCGACCGCGGCGGAGACCTGGAGCTGCTGGGCGATCCCCGCCACCAGCAGCGTCAGGCCGAGGACGACCAGCAGCAGCTTCTCGGGGTCGTCGCTGGAGACGAAGCGGGAGATCAGCCGCCCGAAGCGCAGCGCGAGGAACAGGACCAGGCCGGCGACGCCGAGCGCTATGGCGAGCGTGACGCTCCCCGCGGCCAGCCCGACACCGGCCAGCAGGGCGGTGACGATCGGCAGGTAGACGGCCATCGCCAGGTCCTCCAGGACCAGGATGCTCAGCACGACCGGGGTCTCCCGGTTGCCGAGCCGGCCCAGGTCGCCGAGGACCTTCGCGATGACGCCCGACGAGGAGATCCAGGTGACGCCGGCCAGGACGACCGCGGCGACCGGGCCCCAGCCCAGCAGCAGGGCCATGGCGGCGCCCGGCAGGGCGTTCAGCGCCGCGTCCACCAGGCCGGCCGGGTACTGGGTCCTGAGGTTGGTGACGAGGTCGGTGGCCGTGTACTCCAGACCCAGCATCAGCAGCAGGAGGATGACGCCGATCTCGGCGCCGATCGCCACGAACTCCTCGCTCGCGCCCAGCGGCAGCAGGCCGCCCGTGCCGAACGCCAGCCCGGCGAGCAGGTAGAGCGGGATGGGGGAGAACTTCAGCCGCCCGGCGAGGCGCCCCAGCAGGCCGAGGCCCAGGATGATCGCGCCGAACTCGATCAGGAAGACAGCGGACGAGTGCACGTATCACTCCCTTCCGAGTATCGCGGCGGCGGCGTCGACGCCTTCGCGGGTGCCGATGACGATGAGGGTGTCCCCGCCGGCGAGCCGGAACTCCGGCCCCGGCGAGGGGATGGCGTCGGCCCTGCGCAGTACGGCGACGATCGACGCGCCCGTCTCGGTCCGCACCCGCGTGTCCCCGAGGTGCCGTCCGCCCCAGTACGACGTCGAGGGCAGTTCGATGCGCTCGGCCACCAGGCCGAGGTCGGTCGTCGACAGGAGGCTGGGGCTGTGGTGCGAGGGCATCAGGGCGTCGATCAGCGCCTCCGACTCGGGAGCCGTCAGCCTCACGGACAGGGCGCATTCGTCGGGATCGTCCCGGCGGTAGGCGTTCAGCACGCGTGTCCCGTCGCGTTGGGCGACCACCGACAGGCGCCGGTCCTCGCGGGTCGTGAGGTCGTAGCGGACCCCGATGCCGGGCAGTGGCGTACTGCTCATCCGTGGAGCGTGCACGAGGAGTCTCTCCCTGGGCGTGGCTGGGCCGGGTCTGGAGGCGGGCGGACGACTTGACGATTACTTTACCCGGGCAACCAGCAGGGGCGGCCCCTCCCGGGAGCGGGACCCCGGCGTACCGGTCCCGCCGCGCCGGCCGGGGCGCGCGGCCCGCACGTTCCCGGCCGGTCCCGCGACGGCCCTCCCGCCCGCCGCGGGGATCCGGCGGTTACGATCCGAGGGGTCACGGCCCCGGGCGCCCCGGCGCACGGCCCGATCGGAAGGTAGGGAACATGGGAACGCTCAGCGTGTGGCACCTCGCCATCGTGGTCGGAGTGGTCGTCCTCCTCTTCGGCAGCAAGAAGCTGCCCGAGGCGGCGCGCTCCCTCGGCAAGTCCGCCCGGATCCTCAAGAGCGAGGCCGCCGCGATGAAGGCCGAGAACGACAAGGCGGAGGAGACGCCCCCGCCCTCCCGCCCGGCCCCCTGAAACCCGCGCCCCGGTCCGCCGCCGGACCAGGGGGCTCCTCGCGACCGTCGCGGGCCGGGCGCCGCGCCGACCCGCGCCCGTCCGTACGGGTCCGCCGACGGGGCGGGGCCGGTCGTCCGTACGGGTCCGCCGACGGGGCGGGGCCGGTCGTCCGTACGGGCCCGCCGACGGGGCGGGGCCGGACGGCGCCCCGTACCGGAGGACGCCGTCCGGCCCCGCCCCGACCGGTCTCAGGCCAGGGTGCGGCGGACGCACTCGGCCACCACGGCCCGCAGGTTGCCCGTGCGGTGGAAGAGCCGCCGCTGGACGCGGGCGCCGTTGCCGTCCTCCAGGAGGCCGGAGAGGGCCGTCTGGGCGGACAGGGTGTCGCCGTTCTCCTCCAGCGCGTCCCGCACGTGGTCGAAGAGGGCGCGCACCACCGCCTCCGCCGGGGCGGGGCGCATCGTCTCCGGGTGCACCAGCTCGCCCTCCAGGCCCGACCGGGCCGCCCGCCAGCCCGCCAGCCGCAGCAGGGCCACGCCGTGCCGCGGCGGCGGCATCCCGTCGCGCCACTCCCGCGCGGCCGTGTCCACCAGGCCCCGGACCAGCGTGGCCAGCAGGACCGTCGTCGACGGGTCCAGGCACACGTCCGCGACGCGGACCTCGACGGTCGGATACGCCTTCGACAGGCGGGCGTCGAAGTACACCATGCCCTCGTCCAGCAGCGCTCCGCTGGCGATCATGTCGGCGACCTGCTCGTGGTACCGGTCCGCCGACCCGAACACCTCGACGGGCCCGGCCGAGGGCCAGCGCCCCCACACCCGGTTGCGGTAACTGCTGTACCCGCTGTCCTCGCCCTGCCAGAACGGCGAGTTCGCGCTGAGCGCCAGCAGGACGGGCAGCCACGGGCGGATCCGGTCCAGGACGCCCACGCCCTCCTCGTCGGACTCCACCGACACGTGGACGTGGCAGCCGCACGTCAACTGCTCCAGCGCGGTGAGGCCGAAGTGCTCCTTCAGCCACTGGTGGCGCTTGTCGGAGCCGAGGGCGGGGCTCGCACCCAGCGGCGACGTGGCCAGGGCCGCGACGGACGCGTCGACGCCCTCGGCGTGCCGTGCCGCCTCCGCCCTCCAACGGCGGACCTCCTCCTCCAGCTCCCGCATGTCCGTCCGCGGGCTGGTCGCGAACTCCAGCTGCTGGCGCTGGAGTTCGCTCTCGAAGACCTCCTCGTTGCCCAACGGGTCGCGTGAGGCCGCCGCCAGGACCGCCGCGGACAGGGCGCGCGGCTCTCCGTTCTGCCGGTCGACCAGCAGCAGTTCCTCCTCGACACCCACACTTCGCACACGAACCACCTTTCTCAACTCGGGGTGGAACGCCGCGCGAGCCGCCGGGCGGATCGGCGGCGCAGCCACAGGGGGAGTGCGTACCAGCACAGCGCGAACCAGAGCATCACCGCGCCCACCAGCAGGTCGGCGAGGAGCCCGGGCACCACGACGTGGAGGATGAGCAGCAGGGTGCAGCCGATCGTCAGGGCGAGCAGCACCATGCCGCACATCATCAGCCGGTGCGCGATGTCGGCCATCTCGTCCTTCATCCGCTGCCCCGACAGGAACCGGTGCAGCGACACCGGCGCTATGAGGGAGGCGGTCGCGGACGCGCCCAGCACCACCGTGACCACGTAGATCACCCGGTCGGCCACGGCGAGTTCCCGGAAGACGGGGGTGAACGCGACGCTCAGCAGGAAGCCGAAGAGGATCTGGACGCCGGTCTGCGCCACCCGGGTCTCCTGCAGGATCTCGTTCCACCTGCGGTTGACCCGGTCGCGCGCGGCCTCCGGCGGATCGGGCTCCAGGGCGTGCGCCGAGGCCGTCCCCGCCGTCGAGGGCGGGAGGACCAGGGCGGTCGGCGGGGCGGTCCCGGCGGGGCGGGCGCCGGGGGTTCCGGCGCCCTCCGCGCAGGAAGGGCACGCGCCTCTCGGGGGGCGGCCTCCTGCGGGCCACCCGGCCGGCTGCTCCGTCATGGCCATGGGACGTCCTCCGTGCTCGGGGCCGTCCGTGTGCCCGTTCCCCACCGAACCATGCCGACCGGCCGAACGGGTTGCGAATCTCCCCGGACGGGGTTAGTCGGGCCGGATGGCGGGGGACCCGTGTTGCGTCAGATACCCGCCCGCCGGCCACGGGGCCGGCGGGCCCGGGCACGAGGACGGAACGCGGAGAAGGGATCGTCACACCATGACGACGGCACGAGAGATCATGACCGAGGGCGCCGAGTGCATCGGCGAGGACGAGACCGTACTCGAGGCCGCGAAGAAGATGACGGAACTCGGCGTGGGAGCCCTGCCCATCTGCGGGACCGACAACAAGCTCAAGGGCATGCTCACGGACCGCGACATCGTCGTGAAGGTCCTCGGCCGGGGCAAGGACCCGGCCGAGTGCAAGGCCGGCGAACTGGCCCAGGGCGAGGCGGTCACCATCGGCGCCGACGACGGCGCCGACGAGATCCTGCGCACCATGACCGAGCACAAGGTGCGCCGGCTCCCGGTCATCGACGGTCGCGACCTCGTCGGCATGGTCGCCCAGGCCGACGTCGCCCGGGCGCTCCCCGACCCGAAGGTGGGCGACCTGGTGCAGGCGCTGTCCACCGACTGACGCCCCGTCGGCACTCCGCAGGCCAGGGCCCCGGCCGCCCGCTCACGCGGCCGGGGCCCTTCCCCGCCCGCACGGGGCGGGGACCACGACGCCCCGGGAGGGGAGGCACAGGCCCATGGGCGACATCATGACCGGCACGTGCTCGTGGACCGACCCGGCCCTGGTCTCCAGCGGCTGGTACCCGCCCGGGAGGCGGGACGCGGAGGGCCGGCTGCGGTACTACGCCGACCGGTTCCCGCTGGTGGAGGTGGACTCCACGTACTACGGCCTGCCCAGCGTCCGCAACAGCCGGCTCTGGGCGGAGCGCACCCCCGACGGCTTCCGCTTCGACGTGAAGGCGTTCTCCCTGCTCACCGGCCATCCCACCCGCTCCGCCGCCGTCCCCGCCGACCTGCGGCCCGCGCTCGCGCGGCACGGCGGCGCACGCGGCGCCGGCGCCGACCCCGGTCTCCTCGACGAGGTGTGGCGACGCTTCGGCGCGGCGCTCGAACCGCTGCGCGGGGCGGGCCGCATGGGGGCGGTGCTGTTCCAGTTCCCCCCGTGGGCGGCCCCCGGCGCGGGCGCCCGCAGGTTCCTGGAGGAGTGCCGGGAACGGACGGCCGGATGGCGGGTGGCGGTCGAGTTCCGCCACCCCGGCTGGTGGGGGGAGGCCGAACGGGCGCGTACGGCGGCGCTCCTGGGCGGCCTGGACCTGGCCGCCGTCGCCGTCGACACGGCCCGCGGCCTGGCGGGCTCGCTGACGCCCGACGTACCGGTCACCGCCCCCGCCCTCTCCGTCGTGCGGTTCCACGGCCGCAGCCCGGCCTGGGGGACGGGGACGAAGGAGGACCGGTTCCGCCACGACTACACGACGGCCGAACTGCGGGAGTGGGTGCCCCGCGTGCGTGCGCTCGCCGACCGTGCGGCCGAGGTGCACGTCCTGTTCAACAACTGCTGCGGGGACGCCGCCGTGCGGGCCGCCGGGACCATGCGCGCCCTCCTCGACGGCGAGGGCGCGGGGGAACCGGCCCGTACCGGCGCACATGGCGGCGGGCCGGCGGGGCAGACGTGTCCTCACACGATCGGCCCGGACCGGCGTGACACGCCGTCCGCATCCGGAACCGGCACACAGGAGGTGTCATGTCGCAACTGATCAGGCGCATCAAGAGGTTCAGCCGTACTCCGCAGGGCCGCAGGCTCGTCCGCACGGTCCGGCGCGCCGCCACGGGCCCCCGGCGGCGCACCCGCGCCCGCGGCCTCCTCGGCAGGCTGCGCCGCCACTGACGGCACGGTCCGGCGCACCCGCGGCGGCCCCCGGCGGGCAACCCCCGCCGGGGGCCGCCGTGTGACGGGACCGCGGCCCGCCCGCCTGACAAATGTCACGGCCGCCGGTGCGCGACCTCCTCCCGGGGAGGGAGGTCCGGGCCGGTGCGGCGCCGTGAGGATGGGACGCGGAGGCACGACCCGTGCCCCGTACCGATCCCGCAGGAGTATCCATGGACCCGTCGTCCCGTCCCGCCCGCCGCGGTCTGCGCCTCGCCGCCGCCACCTCCGGCGCCGTCCTGCTGTCACTGGCCGCCGGCACGCTGCCCGTCCGGGCCGCGCCCGCGGCACCTCCGGCGGCCGTCGCCGAGCGCCACGCCCGCGGACTCGACCGGGAGGCGCTGCGTGCCTCCCTCGAAGCGGTCCACCGGGCCGGCATGTACGGCACGTACTCCGCCGTCCGCGACGGCTCGTCACACTGGCGCGGCGCCGCCGGGTACGCCGACGTCGGGACCGGGCGCCCCGTGCGGCCCGGCTTCCAGCACCGCGTCGGCAGCATCACCAAGACCTTCACCTCCGTCGCCGTCCTGCAGCAGGTCCACGAGGGCCGCGTCGACCTCGACGCGCCCATCGGCCGCTACCTGCCCGACCTGGTCCCCGGCGAACGGGGCCGCCTCATCACGGTCCGGATGCTCCTCAACCACACCAGCGGCCTCGGCGACCACATAGCCGCCGCGTTCCCCGGCATCGAGCAGGACCCGGGCGGGGCCCTCGACGCCGGCCGCTTCCGCCGCTTCCAGCCGGAGGAGCTCGTCCGCTTCGGCCTCGCCGCCCCCTCGCGCGTACCGCGCGGCACGTACGGCTACTCCAACACCAACTACGTCATCATCGGGCTGCTGCTCCGCGAGGTCACCGGCGAGGAGCCGGAGGAGTACATCACCCGCAACGTCATCCGCAGGGCCGGACTGCGCCACACGTACTTCCCCCGCACGCCGTACCTGACCGGGCCGCACTCCGGGATGTACGAGTCGATGTACGGCATGATCGACCCGGCCCGCGACTACAGCGTCTACGACATGTCCTGGGGCGGCCTGGCGGGCTCCCTGGTCTCCACCGTGGACGACCTCAACTCCTTCTACCGGCGGCTCCTCACCGGCCGGATCCTCGGCCCCGCCGAGCTGCGCGCCATGAAGACCACCGTCCCCACGTACGAGGCGCCGCCCGGCCAGGAGGCCGTCATGCGCTACGGCCTGGGGATCTACGCCTTGACGCTGTCCGACGGGCGCTGGTACTGGGGGCACGACGGCGCGGTGCTCGGCGCCGGCACGCTGGCGCTGTCCACCGAGGACGGGCGCCGCCAGGTCGCCGTCGGCCTCAACCTGATGAAGTACCAGCGCCTCGACGCCGACGGCCGCCCGCGGCCGCACGCCATCGACGAGGCCGTCTTCCGCCACGTCGAGGGCGCCCTCCTGGACACCCCGCCCCCGGCGGCGTCCGGCCGCACGGCGGCGCCGGCGCCCAGGGCGCTGCCCACGGCGGCCGACCCCCGGCCGTCCACCGCGCCGGGCACGCCGCGGCGGTGAGGCCGGCGGGGCCCGCGGCGCCCGCGGGGCGGCCACCCGCCGGCGGGCGTCCGGCGTCCCCGCGGGGCGGGCCGGTGCCCGTGGCGCCGGCCGTACCGCCGTTCCGGGCGGGCCCGCCCGGAGCGGCGCCGCCGCGCACCTCCGGCCGTCCGGTGGTCGACTGGGAGGGGGCGAGGAAAGGAGCCGGCGGTGTACGTCCTTCGCATCGAGTACACGGCCTGCGACCGCGCCGCCTGGAAGCGGGCGTTCGACGGCGACCCGCTGGGCCGCGGGGCCGCCGGGGTCCGGCGCTACCGTGTGATGAGACCGGTCGCGGACCCCGGCGGGGTCCTGGTCGACCTCGACTTCGACGACCTGGCGCGGGCCGAGGAGGTCCTGGCGCGGCTGCGGGAGTTGCG from Streptomyces sp. MRC013 includes the following:
- a CDS encoding globin domain-containing protein, with amino-acid sequence MLSEQSAPVVRATLPAVGAAIGEIAELFYKKLFADRPELLRDLFNRGNQANGEQRKALAGSIAAFAGLLLERPGDRPDAMLARIAHKHASLGVTPEQYHLVHRHLFSAIADVLGDAVTEEVAAAWDEVYWLMANALIALETGLHREAGAPDGRTWRPMEVVGRSEETADAASFTLRPADGAPAGPFRPGQYVSVRVELPDGARQIRQYSLSRAPGAADWRITVKRVRGGAGPEGEVSSRLHGHVRPGDVLDVSAAFGDLVLPEGDGPLLLVSAGIGCTPMLSLLHHLAAERAARPVIAVHADRTPADHVHREEHRRLVRELPDGRMHLWYEEPGDDAEASRGLVDVDALDLPEGLTAYLCGSLPFMRAVRGGLLRRGVPARAVHYEVFGPDLWLGRD
- a CDS encoding cation:proton antiporter gives rise to the protein MHSSAVFLIEFGAIILGLGLLGRLAGRLKFSPIPLYLLAGLAFGTGGLLPLGASEEFVAIGAEIGVILLLLMLGLEYTATDLVTNLRTQYPAGLVDAALNALPGAAMALLLGWGPVAAVVLAGVTWISSSGVIAKVLGDLGRLGNRETPVVLSILVLEDLAMAVYLPIVTALLAGVGLAAGSVTLAIALGVAGLVLFLALRFGRLISRFVSSDDPEKLLLVVLGLTLLVAGIAQQLQVSAAVGAFLVGIALSGEAAEGAHHLLSPLRDLFAAVFFVFFGLHTDPASIPPVLLPALALAVVTAGTKIATGYWAAKRAGVSVRGRWRAGGTLVARGEFSIVIAGLAVTAGIEPSLGPLATAYVLILVVLGPLTARYTEPLAARLGARRRRAAPEAAAVPPCEETLDPVEDGTAGRA
- a CDS encoding TrkA C-terminal domain-containing protein — its product is MSSTPLPGIGVRYDLTTREDRRLSVVAQRDGTRVLNAYRRDDPDECALSVRLTAPESEALIDALMPSHHSPSLLSTTDLGLVAERIELPSTSYWGGRHLGDTRVRTETGASIVAVLRRADAIPSPGPEFRLAGGDTLIVIGTREGVDAAAAILGRE
- the tatA gene encoding Sec-independent protein translocase subunit TatA is translated as MGTLSVWHLAIVVGVVVLLFGSKKLPEAARSLGKSARILKSEAAAMKAENDKAEETPPPSRPAP
- a CDS encoding glutamate--cysteine ligase, with the translated sequence MRSVGVEEELLLVDRQNGEPRALSAAVLAAASRDPLGNEEVFESELQRQQLEFATSPRTDMRELEEEVRRWRAEAARHAEGVDASVAALATSPLGASPALGSDKRHQWLKEHFGLTALEQLTCGCHVHVSVESDEEGVGVLDRIRPWLPVLLALSANSPFWQGEDSGYSSYRNRVWGRWPSAGPVEVFGSADRYHEQVADMIASGALLDEGMVYFDARLSKAYPTVEVRVADVCLDPSTTVLLATLVRGLVDTAAREWRDGMPPPRHGVALLRLAGWRAARSGLEGELVHPETMRPAPAEAVVRALFDHVRDALEENGDTLSAQTALSGLLEDGNGARVQRRLFHRTGNLRAVVAECVRRTLA
- a CDS encoding CBS domain-containing protein, which gives rise to MTTAREIMTEGAECIGEDETVLEAAKKMTELGVGALPICGTDNKLKGMLTDRDIVVKVLGRGKDPAECKAGELAQGEAVTIGADDGADEILRTMTEHKVRRLPVIDGRDLVGMVAQADVARALPDPKVGDLVQALSTD
- a CDS encoding DUF72 domain-containing protein, with the translated sequence MGDIMTGTCSWTDPALVSSGWYPPGRRDAEGRLRYYADRFPLVEVDSTYYGLPSVRNSRLWAERTPDGFRFDVKAFSLLTGHPTRSAAVPADLRPALARHGGARGAGADPGLLDEVWRRFGAALEPLRGAGRMGAVLFQFPPWAAPGAGARRFLEECRERTAGWRVAVEFRHPGWWGEAERARTAALLGGLDLAAVAVDTARGLAGSLTPDVPVTAPALSVVRFHGRSPAWGTGTKEDRFRHDYTTAELREWVPRVRALADRAAEVHVLFNNCCGDAAVRAAGTMRALLDGEGAGEPARTGAHGGGPAGQTCPHTIGPDRRDTPSASGTGTQEVSCRN
- a CDS encoding serine hydrolase domain-containing protein, whose product is MDPSSRPARRGLRLAAATSGAVLLSLAAGTLPVRAAPAAPPAAVAERHARGLDREALRASLEAVHRAGMYGTYSAVRDGSSHWRGAAGYADVGTGRPVRPGFQHRVGSITKTFTSVAVLQQVHEGRVDLDAPIGRYLPDLVPGERGRLITVRMLLNHTSGLGDHIAAAFPGIEQDPGGALDAGRFRRFQPEELVRFGLAAPSRVPRGTYGYSNTNYVIIGLLLREVTGEEPEEYITRNVIRRAGLRHTYFPRTPYLTGPHSGMYESMYGMIDPARDYSVYDMSWGGLAGSLVSTVDDLNSFYRRLLTGRILGPAELRAMKTTVPTYEAPPGQEAVMRYGLGIYALTLSDGRWYWGHDGAVLGAGTLALSTEDGRRQVAVGLNLMKYQRLDADGRPRPHAIDEAVFRHVEGALLDTPPPAASGRTAAPAPRALPTAADPRPSTAPGTPRR